The Clostridium sporogenes region GAAATTACTAGAAGATAAAATATTAAAAGAAGGTACATTATTAGAGGAAAATATACTTAAAGTAGATAGTTTTTTAAATCATCAAATGGATGTAAAGTTATTTAATGAAATGGGGAAGGAATTCAAAAGAAGGTTTGAAGGATATAATATAAATAAAATATTAACTATTGAGGCTTCAGGAATAGGCATAGCTACTATAGTGTCTCAACATTTTGATTTTTGTCCTGTGGTTTTTGCTAAAAAGGTAGATGCAGCAAATATGGACAAAGATACCTATGAATCAAAGGTACATTCTTTTACTAAAAATAAAACTTAT contains the following coding sequences:
- a CDS encoding xanthine phosphoribosyltransferase; translated protein: MKLLEDKILKEGTLLEENILKVDSFLNHQMDVKLFNEMGKEFKRRFEGYNINKILTIEASGIGIATIVSQHFDFCPVVFAKKVDAANMDKDTYESKVHSFTKNKTYNVRVSKKYINEGDKILLIDDFLANGCAALGLIDIIKQGGAELAGVGIAIEKGFQKGRKELEKVGAKVESLAILDKIENGKVYLK